The genomic stretch CATGCACATGAAGAGTTACGGCGCGGCGCTGACCGTCACCGGCAGCATGCACCTGCTCACCCTGGGAGGCCGTCAGCTGCTGGTCGACTGCGGTCTGTTCCAGGGCAACGACGAGACGGACGCCCGCAACCGCGAGAGCTTCGACTTCGATGTGAAGGGCCTGGACGGCGTGATCCTCACGCACGCGCACCTCGACCATGTGGGACGGCTGCCGCTGCTGGTGCGCGGCGGCTACCGGGGGCCGGTGCACTGTACGCCGCCCACCGCCGCCCTGGTCGAGACGGTGCTGCTCGACTCGGCCCGGCTGCAGGAGGACGGCTACCGCATGGAGCTGCGCCACGCCCGCCGCCAGGGCCGCGAGGCCGAGGTGCTGCCACCCCTGTACGAGGAGGCCGATGTCCACCGCACGCTGGCCCTGCTGCGCCCGGATCTGGCCTTCGGGGACACCACGACGGTCGCCGGGGTGAAGGTCACGCCCCAGCGGGCCGGGCACATCCTGGGCAGCGCGTACCTGCTGCTGGAGAGCAGTGACGGCCGCCTGCTGATGTCCGGCGACCTGGGCAACCGCGAGAGCGGCCTTCAGATTGACTTCACGCCCCCCCCGGAGGTCGACGCGGTGGTCATCGAGACCACGTATGCCAACCGCACCCACCGGCCGTGGAACGACACCCTGCTGGAATTCCGGGACGCCCTGCGGAGTGCGGTGCGCGAGGGCGGCAAGATCCTGATCCCCACCTTCGCCATCGAGCGTGCCCAGGTCATCCTGTACACCCTCAAACAGCTGATGGACGCCGGCGAGGTGCCGCGCATCCCGGTGTTCCTCGACTCCCCCATGGCGACCCGCGCCACCAACGAGTATTTCGAGTTCGGCGACGAGCTGATCCCGCCGGTACGGAACGCCCTGCAAGACGGCGAGGATCCCTTCCGGCCCTCGACGCTGCATGTGGTGCCCACCAGCGCCGAGTCGCAGCGTCTGAACCGCTACGACGGCCCCGCGATCATCATGGCCGGGAACGGCATGATGACCGGCGGGCGCATCCAGCACCACCTCAAGCACCATCTGTGGAAGCCCTCGACCACCCTGATCAGCGTGTCGTACCAGTCGCCCAGCTCGCTCGGCGGGCGGATCGTAACCGGCGCCGACCACGTGCGCATCATGGGCGAGGACATCGCGGTGCAGGCGCACGTCCACACCATCGGCGGCTTCTCGGCCCACGCGGATCAGGACGACCTGCTGGCCTTCCTGGGCACGACCGGCCGGCCACACGTGTGGCTCGTCCACGGCGAGCCGGAGGTCATGGACGCCTTCGTGCCGGTGCTGGAGCAGCGCGGTCTGAAGGGCGACCTCGTGCCGGACCGGCAGGACGTGGATCTGCTCGGCCCCGGTTTCCCGCAGGGCCGGCCCCCCGGTGTGGTGCTCGACGGAGTGGCCGACGCCGCGCGGGCCGTCGGCGGGGAATAAGTCTCATCGGTGGTGAGATACCCTGGGCCGTGATGATGCGCGCCGCGTTCCCGATCCTGCCCGTGATCCTCCTGACCCTGACCGCGTGCGGCTCCAAGGGCATCGAGGGCCTCCAGACCTACACCTACGCCGCCGGCGATCACCGCAGCGGTTCCCTGGTCTACGCCGAGAACCCGCCGGCGGGCGGGGCGCACAACCCCAGCTGGCAGAACTGCGGCGTGTACACCCAGCCGCTGTACAACGAGTACGCCGTGCACAGCCTGGAGCACGGCGCGGTGTGGATCACCTACCGTCCGGATCTGGACGCCGCCCAGGTCACCGCCCTGAAGACCCTGGTGGATGGCCGCCCCTACACGCTGCTCAGCCCCTACGACGGTCTGCCCAGTCCGGTCGTGGCCAGCGCGTGGGGGGCCCAGTTGAAGGTCGAGAAGGCCGACGACAGCCGTCTGAAAGCCTTCCTTGACAAGTACGAGCAGGGGCCGACCGCTCCCGAGCGCGGCGCGGCCTGCAGCGGCGGCTACGGCGGCACGCGCTGAGTCTGGTCGTCCGGTAGCACGCAGGTCACACTATTTCGGGCTCATCCGGCAGCGCCACGTGCCGGATGAGCCCGCCGTGAATTCGGACTAACCCGGTCTGGGACGCGCTCGCCCTACACTGCGCCGAGTCCGACGTCCCCGCCCGTCC from Deinococcus sp. AB2017081 encodes the following:
- a CDS encoding MBL fold metallo-hydrolase, which encodes MHMKSYGAALTVTGSMHLLTLGGRQLLVDCGLFQGNDETDARNRESFDFDVKGLDGVILTHAHLDHVGRLPLLVRGGYRGPVHCTPPTAALVETVLLDSARLQEDGYRMELRHARRQGREAEVLPPLYEEADVHRTLALLRPDLAFGDTTTVAGVKVTPQRAGHILGSAYLLLESSDGRLLMSGDLGNRESGLQIDFTPPPEVDAVVIETTYANRTHRPWNDTLLEFRDALRSAVREGGKILIPTFAIERAQVILYTLKQLMDAGEVPRIPVFLDSPMATRATNEYFEFGDELIPPVRNALQDGEDPFRPSTLHVVPTSAESQRLNRYDGPAIIMAGNGMMTGGRIQHHLKHHLWKPSTTLISVSYQSPSSLGGRIVTGADHVRIMGEDIAVQAHVHTIGGFSAHADQDDLLAFLGTTGRPHVWLVHGEPEVMDAFVPVLEQRGLKGDLVPDRQDVDLLGPGFPQGRPPGVVLDGVADAARAVGGE
- a CDS encoding DUF3105 domain-containing protein; the encoded protein is MRAAFPILPVILLTLTACGSKGIEGLQTYTYAAGDHRSGSLVYAENPPAGGAHNPSWQNCGVYTQPLYNEYAVHSLEHGAVWITYRPDLDAAQVTALKTLVDGRPYTLLSPYDGLPSPVVASAWGAQLKVEKADDSRLKAFLDKYEQGPTAPERGAACSGGYGGTR